The following are encoded in a window of Bombus vancouverensis nearcticus unplaced genomic scaffold, iyBomVanc1_principal scaffold0029, whole genome shotgun sequence genomic DNA:
- the LOC143304275 gene encoding venom serine protease Bi-VSP-like isoform X3 translates to MEVQMPVIKNAECKIAYSKFPNAPDITDGIICAEHAQGGEDSCTADRGGPLLIQHELTSYLIGKQCRML, encoded by the exons atggaagtacaaatgccagtgattaagaacgccgaatgcaaaatagcttattccaaatttcctaatgcacctgatatcactgatggtataatatgcgccgaacatgctcagggtggagaggattcttgtacg gctgaccgcggcggaccactgctgatacaacatgaattaacctcgtatttaatag gaaaacagtgcaggatgctgtga
- the LOC143304275 gene encoding uncharacterized protein LOC143304275 isoform X1: MDADKADEKAVNLEAGVQRSGTMMWADDIYNCQGITPTFAQNFNETVPWEGRTDTLISRFVHPICTTNFRTLYNEEPDRRDHVM, encoded by the exons ATGGATGCCGacaaagctgatgaaaag gctgttaatctagaggctggagtacaaagaagtggcacaatgatgtgggctgatgacatttataattgtCAAGGAattacccctacattcgctcag aattttaatgaaactgtcccttgggaaggaagaactgataccttgatatcacggtttgtacatcctatatgtacgacaaattttagaacattatataacgaagaaccagatcgtcgtgaccatgtgatgtga
- the LOC143304275 gene encoding uncharacterized protein LOC143304275 isoform X2, translating to MSKNDAVNLEAGVQRSGTMMWADDIYNCQGITPTFAQNFNETVPWEGRTDTLISRFVHPICTTNFRTLYNEEPDRRDHVM from the exons atgtcaaaaaatgat gctgttaatctagaggctggagtacaaagaagtggcacaatgatgtgggctgatgacatttataattgtCAAGGAattacccctacattcgctcag aattttaatgaaactgtcccttgggaaggaagaactgataccttgatatcacggtttgtacatcctatatgtacgacaaattttagaacattatataacgaagaaccagatcgtcgtgaccatgtgatgtga